The DNA region TACCCCAACCGAGCGAGCGGGCAGGCGTGTCCCTCAAAATAGGAGGACGAGACGTCGTAGAGCACCAGCTCGCCATCGCCGAGGTGGCGTTTGGCGAGGCGATCCTCGATCCGCGCCTGACGATCCACGAGCCAGTCAAGCGCCGCGTACAGATCATCCTCAGTGGCCCCCATCACACCCAACTCCTCGGGCAGGATCGAGCGGCCCAACGCGCGCGAGCTCTCGAGCTTTGACGCCGGCGCGATCACGCGCTGACAAATCATCGCCAGACACAGATCACGCTCACGGCTGGGCCGCGGATCGATCAGCCGCGCCAACCCGAGCCGCCCTGCCATCGCCAGGACCGCGCGCACATGGCCGGCCGCGACCGAGCGCTCGATCTCGAACCCCTCGCCCGCCGCGACGTAGCGGGTGCCGCGCAGCGCGCCGCGGATCAGCTCAATGACCTCCGGCGGCAGATGCGACAGATTCGCGAGCGTCTGCTTCTTGACCTTGCCGTCCTCGCGATAGGAGCGCCGCAACAGCGTCGTGTTATAGACCGCCTCTCCCGACCGGCGCTCCGTCGTGACCACGTGCATCGCACCCGATGGACGAGCATGCCTTCCCACAACCAGGAATCTACCGCACCCACCGGACAGAAAGTGGTGACCACAACCAGCGACAGCAAAAAAGCCGGAATCCCCCACAACCACAGCGATCCCGGACCCTATCCAGGCTGACTACGAGGGGAACTTCGGGCTAGTTGTGCTGCCCGCGTGGCGGGCGGTCGCGGGCTGGTGAAAATGGGGATGATTGGGGGGTCGCCCGCGACGCCGATCGCTTCTTGGTGCTGGTGAGCCCGAGGCTAGTTTGGCGTGTGGGTCTCCCCGGAGCTCCGGATTGTTGCCTTGAGCACGCCTGTCAGACTCGCCAGTTCTCAGAGGCCCCTGGGCGACGTTGGTGTCGATCACGTCGTGGAGGTTCAGTGATGGAAACGGTGGTCGAGCGTCCGGCGGGGCTGGATGTTCATAAGGCGCAGGTCACTGCGTGCGTGCGTGCCCCGTCGGTTGAGGGGCGCGGGCGCGAGCAGCATGTGGCGGAGTTTCAGACGACGGTCGCGGGGCTGTTGACGTTGCGCGACTGGCTGTCGGCGCACCGGGTCACGCAGGTCGCGATGGAGGCGACCGGCGTGTTCTGGAAGCCGGTGTGGGCGGTCCTTGAGGACGAGTTCGACTGCATGCTCGTCAACGCCCGCCACGTGAAACAGGTCCCCGGGCGTAAGACCGATATCAGCGATGCGGCGTGGCTGTGCCAACTGTTGGAGGCCGGGCTGCTGGCCGCGAGTTTCGTGCCGCCGAAGCCGATCCGCTCGCTTCGGAACGTGACGCGGTATCGCAAGACGCAGATCCAGGAGCGCGCGAGGGAGGCCAACCGGCTGCACAAGGCGCTCGAGGACACCGGGATCAAACTGGACTGTGTCGCGACCGACATCCTCGGCAAGTCCGGCCGCCTGATGCTCGACGCGCTGATTGCGGGCACGACCGACCCCGAGGTTCTCGCCGATCTCGCCAGGGGCCGCCTGCGCGCGAAGATCCCGGCGTTGCGTGAGGCGCTCGCGGGCCGCTTCGATCATTTGCATGCGGTCTGGATCGGCGCGATCCTCGACCACATCGATTTCCTGGACGGGCAGATCATGAGCCTGACCGAGACGATCGCCGAGCAGATCGCCCCTTTCGAGAGGGCCGTTGAACTGTTGTGCACGATCCCGGGCGTTCAACGGCGCACCGCTGAGGTCATCGTCGCCGAGATCGGCCTGGACATGTCGGTGTTCGCTGACGCCAAGCACCTCGCGTCCTGGGCCGGCCTGTGCCCCGGCAACCACCAGTCCGCCGGCAAACGCCGCTCGGGCACGACACGCAACGGCTCGAAATGGCTCGACTGGGCGCTCGAAGAAGCAGCGCTGGCCGCGATCCGCACCAAAGACGTCTACCTCGCCGCGCAATATGCGCGACTCAAGCCGCGTCGCGGCCACAAGAAAGCCCTCGGCGCCGTCAAACACTCGATCATCGTCGCCTGCTGGCACATGCTCACCACCGGCGAGCTCTACCGCGACCTCGGCGGCGACTACTTCCGCACGCGCGACCCCGAACGCCTCACCAAACGCCTCGTCAAACAACTCGAAGCCCTCGGAC from Acidimicrobiales bacterium includes:
- a CDS encoding IS110 family transposase, whose amino-acid sequence is METVVERPAGLDVHKAQVTACVRAPSVEGRGREQHVAEFQTTVAGLLTLRDWLSAHRVTQVAMEATGVFWKPVWAVLEDEFDCMLVNARHVKQVPGRKTDISDAAWLCQLLEAGLLAASFVPPKPIRSLRNVTRYRKTQIQERAREANRLHKALEDTGIKLDCVATDILGKSGRLMLDALIAGTTDPEVLADLARGRLRAKIPALREALAGRFDHLHAVWIGAILDHIDFLDGQIMSLTETIAEQIAPFERAVELLCTIPGVQRRTAEVIVAEIGLDMSVFADAKHLASWAGLCPGNHQSAGKRRSGTTRNGSKWLDWALEEAALAAIRTKDVYLAAQYARLKPRRGHKKALGAVKHSIIVACWHMLTTGELYRDLGGDYFRTRDPERLTKRLVKQLEALGHHVTLQEAVAA